The Hydra vulgaris chromosome 11, alternate assembly HydraT2T_AEP genome contains a region encoding:
- the LOC136087153 gene encoding uncharacterized protein LOC136087153, with protein MIYSLNKHSAISLVVNIDGLPLFKSSNTQLWPILCLFSGLSPFFVAVYCGTLKPDPVSDFINDFLEEYIGLSEDGLNFNEHLFQVKLKYLCCDAPARAMLKSIKPHNGYNSCERCVVEGEYKENRVVFNDIGCALRSDQDFSQDLSAIASTR; from the coding sequence ATGATTTACTCCCTCAACAAACATTCTGCCATATCTCTTGTTGTTAATATTGATGGATTGCCTTTATTCAAAAGTAGTAACACACAGTTATGGCCGATACTTTGTTTGTTTAGTGGGTTGAGTCCATTCTTTGTTGCTGTTTATTGTGGAACTCTTAAACCAGATCCAGTGTCtgattttataaatgattttttagaagAGTATATTGGATTAAGTGAGGATGGTCTTAATTTCAATGAACATttgtttcaagtaaaattaaagtatttgtgTTGTGATGCACCTGCAAGAGCAATGCTTAAATCAATCAAACCTCACAATGGTTATAATTCATGTGAAAGGTGTGTAGTAGAAGGAGAGTATAAAGAAAATAGAGTTGTATTTAATGACATTGGATGTGCTTTAAGAAGTGATCAAGATTTTTCACAAGATTTATCAGCCATTGCATCAACTAggtaa